Genomic segment of Dethiosulfovibrio salsuginis:
CTGGGAGATGGATACGCCGGGGCTGGAGAGACTCTCCAGCTTAGTCGAGGATAATATAGACCTGGACGAACTGCTAAAGATCGCCCTATCCTCCGAGGCCTACCCGGAACACCGTAGAGACCTATTCTCCGCCCAGAAGCTCAGGGGTAAGGTCAAGGTTGCTGTGGCGATGGACAGGGCCTTCCACTTTTACTATCAGGATAACCTGGATATCCTGTCCCATATGGGGGCGGAGATAGTTCCCTTCAGCCCTCTGGAGGATTCCAGCCTCCCTGAGGCCTCGGCGATCTATATAGGGGGAGGCTTTCCTGAGCTGACCGCTGAGGAGCTGGAGTCCAACCACACCATGAGGGAGGACATCCTGAAGAAGGCCCAGCTCGGCATGCCTATCTTCGCCGAGTGCGGCGGCCTCATGTACCTGGTGGACAGGATAGAGACCCCCGACGGAGTGGACAGATCAATGGTGGGGATATTCTCCGGCAAGGTCTCAATGGGAAAAAGGCTCCGGGCCCTGGGATACTGCCATGGGGAGACCCTGAGGAACACCTTGTTCGGCCCCAAGGGCAGAGCTATAAAAGGCCACGTGTTTCACTGGTCCTCCTACGAGGGACCGGAGGATACCTCCTGGGCCCTGAGGCTGACCAAGGGCGATACCAACACTATGGAGGGCCTGGCCTACAAAAACGTCCTGGCCAGCTACCTCCACGTACACTTCGCCAGCGACCTGTCCATCGCCGAATCCTTCATATCCTCAGCCCTGGAGTGGCAAAAAAAGGCCAACAGGGTTTGACAAATGGCCGGAAGGCCCTATCATTTTCCGATGTACCTAAGACACGAAAAGCCTCGATTCTCTCGGAAGACCGGTGCAATTCCGGCGCGGACCCGCCACTGTGAACTCCATCCTGGAGTGAGCCAGATCTGGGGAAACGAGGCTGATTAAAGACCTGCGAGGTTCAGGCGTCTGGAGGCGGACCTTGAGGGTCCGCCTTTTTATTTAGGAGGTATGAAATGTATAAGAGATTTATGGCTCCATCGGACATAGAGGCAAAGAGCTTCAGGATACTTCAGGAGAAGATGGGCCGCTTCCAGGGCACCGAGGAGGAACTGGCTATAGTGACCAGGGTCGCCCACGCCACCGCCGATGTGGACTTCGGGAAGAGCCTCTATATCCACCCTAAAGCGATAGAGTCGGCCATAGCGGCCCTCAAGGCAGGGAAGCCTGTAATAACCGACGTGGAGATGGTGAGAGCGGGCATAAGAAAGGAAGGGCTATCAAGGCTGGGAGGGGAGGTACTGACCTTCCTAAACGACCCAGACGTGGCGGAGATGGCAAAGGCCACGGAGAACGCCACTAGGTCCCAGATGGCCATGAGAAAGGCGGTTGCCCACATGGACGGCGCCATCGTTGCCATAGGCAACGCCCCTACCGCTCTTTTCGAGGTCATAGACAGGATAAAGTCGAAAGACGTCCGTCCTGCGGTGGTGATAGGTATGCCGATAGGATTCGTCGGAGCCGCCGAGTCCCATCAGGAGCTTATGGACCTAGACTATCCCTCCATAACCGCCCCAGGACCTAAAGGAGGGAGCCCCGTCGCCGCCGCCACGGTAAACGCCCTCATAAAGCTGGCCCTCGGAGAATGATGGACCCACTGGAAAAACTGGGCAAGGTGGGGGATCTCCAGAGGGGCTTCACCTCAGGTACCTCCGCCCAGGCGGCGGTGAAGGGAGCGGCCATCATGGCGGTGACCGGTGTGTCGGTGGAGTACGTGGAGGTTACTCTGCCAAACGGCGAGGACATAGAGATACCCTTAACCGACCTCAACGCCGGGCCAGGATGGGGGTCCTGTTGCGTGGTCAAGAGGTCCGGCGACGACCCGGACGTCACCGACGGCCACCGTTTCTGCGCCACGGTCAGGGTCACCGACGAAGAGGGAGTGACCTTAAAAGGCGGCGTAGGGGTCGGTAAGGTTACCAAGCAGGGCCTCCCTGTCCAGCCAGGAGAGTGGGCAATAAACCCCACCCCCAGGAGGATGATGGAACGTGACCTCTCGTGTCTGGTTCCCGAGGGCAAGGGGCTTGAGGCGATGATATGGGTCCCCGACGGCGAGGAGCTGGCAAAAAAGACCTGGAACCCCAGGCTCGGCATAGAGGGAGGCATCTCCATAATAGGGACCACCGGCGTTGTGGAACCTAAGTCCACCGCCGCCTGGGAGGCGTCAATAGACCTCTACGTTAAGGTGGCCGCAAAGGAGGCAGGTGACGGCCCGATGTACCTCCCTCTGGGCTATATCGGCGAGAGGCTGCTGTCGGAACGCTATTCCATCGACCTGGGCAAGACAGTCAAGACCGGAGACAAGGTAGGCTACACCCTGGAAAGGTGTCGGGCAGAGGGGATAAAAAAGGCCCTGGTGGTGGGGCATATAGGCAAGCTGTCCAAGGTCGCGGCGGGCATATTCGACACCAACTACCGCTCCGGCGACGGACGGCTGGAGACAATAGCCGCCTGGGCGGGAGCCTGTGGGGCATCCGCTGAGACCGTCAGGGAGATACTGGACCTCAAGCTCGCCGAGGCCGCGGTGGCCATTCTCCAAAGGGAGGGTCTGGACGAGGCACTTTACCACCTGGCCCGACGGTCCGGCGAGAGGATGGCGGACCTGCTGGACCAGAAGATGGAGATAGGTGTCATCCTGACGGACCTGGCGGGAAACGTCCTGAGCGTATGGCCCGAGGGCCTTTTGGAGGAAGAGCGATGGAAAAAGTTTACGTCGTAGGGGTTCCGCCGTCTATGGACTACATGATCCCCTTGGCCTCCAGGATCATAGGTTCGTCCCACACCCTCATAGGGGCCCCGAGGCTTCTGGATATGTTCAAGGACCTGAAGGGCAAAAGGCTGACCCCCCTCCAGGGAGGATACGGAACCTGCCTGGAGATCATAAAGAACAGGGCACCGGAGGAGAAAATCGCCGTTTTGGTCTCCGGGGATCCCTGTTTTTACAGCCTGGGGACCTCCCTGGCCTCGGCTATGCCAAAGGAGGAACTTGAGATCGTGCCGGCCATAGGGTCCATGTCCCTGGCCTTCGCAAGGCTTGGTCTGGCCTGGCAGGACTGCGTATTCCTGAGCTTTCACGGCAGGGCGGACGTCGATCTTGACCGGGCCATAAAGGATCCGACCAGGCCTGTGGCGGTGCTGACAGGGGGCGAGAACGGCCCTTCGTCGGTGGCCCGGGCCTTTTTGGACGCCGGGCCCGACAGGGTATGTCACGTCATGTCGAACCTAGGGATGGAGGGGGAAAGAATCCAGCCCCTTACCCTGTCCTCCCTGGCAAAAGACAGCAGTGATTTCCCCTCCCTGACGGTCTTGGTCCTGGAGGGCCTGAGATGATCGGGCCCTACAGGGACGAGGACTTCGCCAGGCTCCCTAAGGTCCCTCTGACCAAGGCCCCTATAAGGGCCCTGGTGGCGTCGCTGCTCCAGCCCCTCCACGGCCGTACCGTCGGGGAGGTCGGGACCGGCACAGGAGGGATCACCTCCGAGCTTGCCAGAGCTGTAGGCCCAGGAAGGGTCTACTCCATGGACCCGTCAAAAGAGGCCATAGAGGTGGCGACGAAGAACCTCTCCGATCTCGGCCTGATCCAGAGAGTCACCCTGATCCCCCAGGGCGCACCGGAGGGTCTGTCCACGGTCCCCACTCTGGACGGACTGGTCGTAGGGGGACATGGAGGGGACCTTAGGTCCATAATAGCCGCCTCGCTGCCTAAGATGTCCGCCGGATCGAGGATAGTGGTGACAGCCAACATGCCCTCCACAGCAGTAGAGGCGTTAGAGACTATGGAGGCGTGTTCTATGGCCCCGGAGATGTGGCAGATAACCCCGTCCATGGGGCATAAAACCGGGGCAGGCTGGATGCTTAAGGCCCTGAACCCGGTGTTTGTAGTCTGGGGAGACGTTCCTCAGGATAGATCTGAAATTAAGGAGAGCCTTTTATGACGAAAATACCCAACCCAGTCCACTTCGTAGGGGCGGGACCGGGAGCACCGGACCTGATAACCCTGAGAGGCAAGACCCTACTGGAGACGGCGGACCTGGTCATCTACGCCGGAAGTCTGGTAAACCCTGAGATACTCCTTTGGTGCAGGGATAGCGCTGTGATAATGGACTCGGCGTCCATGGACCTGACGGAACAGGTAGAGGCCATGGAGCGGTCCTTCCGGGAGGGCCTGTCGGTGGTCCGACTGCACACCGGTGATCCAAGCCTCTACGGAGCGGTGGCGGAACAGAAAAGGTCGCTGGAGGACAGAGGGATACCGGTGGTGTTCGTGCCAGGGGTAAGCAGCCTTCAGGCGTCGGCTGCGGCCCTTGGGATCCAGTACACCGTTCCAGGAGGGACCCAGACTCTGATCTGCACCAGAAGGGCTGGGAGGACCCCTGTTCCCCAGTCAGAGTCCCTGGAAAAGCTGGCCTCCCACGGGGCCACCATGGTCATGTTTTTGAGCTCCGACCAAGCCCAGGAGGTCGCAGAGGACCTTATAACCGGCGGCATAGCCCCGGAGACCCCCTCCGCCTGCGTCTACAGGGCTTCATGGGACGATCAGATCGTGATCCGGTCCACCTTGCTAGAGCTCCCTGGCGCCATGAGGGAGAGATCCATAGACCGTCAGGCCCTCATAATAGTGGGCCAGTGCATCGATCCAGGCACCTCCGCAAGCCTGCTCTACGACAGGACCTTCTCCCACGGCTTTAGGGAGGGCAGGGAATGATATCGGTCTTCTCGGTGTCCCAAAGGGGAGCGAAGACCGGCGAACGGTGCGCCTCTTTGGTAGGCGGCGAACACCGCAGGCCCCCTAGAGACCAGCTCAGATCCTCGGTTTCCCAGGCATGGGGGCAGTCCAAGGCCATCGTTATGGTGGGGTCCATCGGGGTGGCTGTGAGGGTGATAGCTCCCCTTCTACAGGACAAGGAGACCGACCCGGCGGTTATAGTGGTGACCGAGGACGGCAAGACGGTTATCCCCCTGACAGGGGCCCATCTTGGAGGAGGGACCGACCTATCCCGTTCCCTGGGAACCGGCCTTGAGGCGGAGGTGGTTCTGACCACCTCCAGCGACAGGACCAGCTCTATAGCCCCGGACCTGCTCTGCTCCCGATGGGGCTGGAAAATAGAGGGCAAAAGAGGCCTGGTAGACACCAACGGAGCCCTCCTGGACGGGAAGGACCTGCTCTACTGGATCGAGGAGGATCAGTCCATGCCCCCCTTTCCCGAGAGATATCTGAGGACCCCCAGGAGGGATCTGGCCCAGGTCATAGTCTCCTCAAAAAAGAGGGGTCTGGCCTCCGACCAGGTCCAGTTAGTCCCGCCTTCGACGGTGGCAGGGATGGGCTGTCGAAAGGGAACCGCCAAGACCGCGCTCCTCCAGGAGCTGACCGAGGCCCTGGAGGACCACGGGCTGCTTATCCAGAGCGTCGGGGAGATAAGGACCGCCTGGGCTAAAAAGGACGAGCCCGGGCTTATGGCCCTAGGGGAGGAGCTGGGCATCCCTGTGACGATTATGACCGACGACGAGATAAAAGCGGTTCAGGGGACCTTCTCCCCATCAGCGGCGGAGGATCACCTAGGTCTGCCAGGGGTGGCCGAGCCCTGTGCTGCAAGCGCCGGAAGGCTCCTAGGGCCTAGAAGGGCCCAAAATGGGGTCACAGTAGCCCTGGCCCACCGGCCCCTTAACTTCGTCGGCAAACTGTCTGTGGTGGGAACAGGACCGGGGGACAGCGGATACATCACCCTTCAGGCCAGAGAGGCCATAGATAGGGCGGACTGGGTCGTGGGGTACAGGCTGTACGTGGACCAGCTCCCCCAGGAATGGCTGGAGGGAAAGGGAGTAGAGAGGTACGGCATGGGCCAGGAGGAGGAAAGGGTCGAGGCGGCTCTGAGCCTGGCCCGGAAGGGCTACAGGGTGGCACTGGTCTCCGGCGGGGACCCTATACTTTTCGGTATGGCGGGCCTCGCCAGAAACATGGCGATGGGAGTACCCCTAGAGGTTATCCCAGGGCTTTCGGCGGTCCAGGCCGCAGGGGCGACCCTGGGGGCCCCCTACTCCAACGGCCTCATAATGCTATCCCTCTCCGATTACCTCCAGCCCTGGCGGGCCATAGAGGTGGCACTGGAGGGAGCGGCCTCCACCGACCTGACGGTGGCCCTGTACAACCCTGTCCGAAAGGGACTGGAGGAAAAGCTGGATAAGGTAAAGTACACCTTTACCGCAAGAGGTTACATCGACGGCTGGCTCATAAGGGACGCAGGGAGGCCGGAGGAATCGATGAGACCGATAAAGCTGGCGGAACTGGACCACCGGGACGTGGACATGAGAACAATGATACTGCTCCCTGGGAAAAACACCGTCTATCGAGACGGCGTTCTCGTAGATACCAGAGGATACGGCAAGGAAAGGACTGACTCTATATGAAGCGAACCCTTATAGGCATAGGGGTGGGGCCCGGCGACCCGGACCTGGTCACAGTCGGGGCAATTAAGGCCCTGAAGGAGGCCGACGTGGCCCTCCTCCCTCTGGCAAAGGAAGGAGGGTCCAGCGTGGCGGGCAGCATAGTGAAGAGCCATCTGGACCGAGATTGGACCTCCTTCGTCTTCCCCATGAAGGGAAGGGAGGAGGAAAGGGACGGAGTGATACTGGACCAGCTTGAGAGGCTACGCCCCCTTTGGGAGGGAGCCGCCACTATAGCCCTGCCGGTCATAGGGGACTCGACACTCTACGCCACCGTGGCCTGGCTCTTTATGCAGTGGCGTAAGCTGGACCCATGCATGGAGCTGAGGCTGATCCCTGGAATATCCGCCCACTCACTGGCGGCGGCCAGGACCGGTAGCTTTTTGGCAATGGGGGAAGAGAGGCTGTCGATCCTGCCGGGAACCGCTCCCTATTCCGACTTAAGGGACTCCCTTCACGCCTCCGACTGCGCCGCAATCTATAAACCCTCCGCCCTGGGAGAGGATCTGCCCAGGCTGATGGAGGAGACCGGTCCATGGCCATCGGCGGTTCGGATAACCAAAGCGGGATTACCCGAGGAACGTATAGAGGTCGGAGAGAATGCCCTGACCCCCTGCGAAGACTATCTGTCCATACTGATACTTAGACGGCAGGGGGAAGGGGAATGAACCTGAGCTGCGTCTATCTGGACCACCGAAACAGCACCGTGTCCCAGAGGTCCGGCCTATGGGAGGACCTGGACCAGCTTGAGGAGTTCGTCGAGGAGGGAACCATCTCCGAGTGTCTGCCCCTCCACACCTGCAACAGGGTGGAGCTGTATATGCTCCACAGCGGCAACGAACTTCCGGTGGAGATCCTTCCCACCATGCCGCTCTCGACGCTAAAGGGCCTCGACGCCGTGGATCACCTCATCAGGGTCCTTCTAGGGCTGGAGAGCATGGCCTGTGGAGAGTCCTTCGTGGTATCCCAGGTCAAAAAAGAGTACGAAAGGTACAGGCCTCTCTGCGGCCCTATCCTCAACAGGTTGGTCCAGCGGTGTCTCAACGCCGCCTCCATACTTAGGACCGAGTTCCATCCCGGCAGGGCCCCGTCCATTCCGTGGCTGATGGTCCAGTCCCTCAGGGAACACCGCCTTTGGCCATCGATAAAAATCCTGGTTCTAGGGGCGGGAGATATGGGAGAGGAGACTGCGAAGGTCCTGAGGGCCTCCCAGGTCCCCTTCGCCATCGCCAACAGGACCGACCACAGAGCCCAGGAGCTCGCATCAGCCACAGGGGGGTCCTTCCTGCCCTGGGACCGGTGGGAGGAGGAAGCCAAGGCCTCCGACGTGGTTATATTCACCACCGCCTCGCCGGAGCCCATTATGGACTGTGGCCCAAAGTCCCCTTGGTGTATGGACATGGGAGGCTCAGCCCAGGTCCGAGATATGGGCGGTAAGGTGCTGTCCATAGACCATCTGAAGGAGAGGTCCGAGGAACTGCTCAAGGACTACCGAAAGGATCTGACCAGGCTGGAGAGGGAGACCCAGGAGACCGCCCAAGCCATATGGGCGGACCTTCTGACCGTCCAGGGGGACGCGAACAGGAGGCTTGCTATGATGAGGGTGGGCCAGATCGTGGAGAGCCGAGCTTCCCAGACCGCCCAGAAAACCGGGGCCTCGGAGGAAGTTCTCAGACAGATGGCATGGAGCGTGGCGAAGGCGGTCCTGGCCCCGGTTCTGGACAGGCAGGGCCCTCACTCCTCCAGGCTATGGCGGGTCCTAGCGGAGGGGGTAGACCATGACTCGTAGATTTTCTCTGATGGCAGCGCTGGACAGCTCTCTGGGGCCCGTTCTGGTGGTCGGAGGGGGCTGCGTCGGGGAGAGAAAGATAAGAACCTTGCTCAGCGCCGATTTTCCCGTGACCTTGGTGTCCCCGGAGGCCACGTCAGGGCTTCAGGGCCTGGCTGGCAGGAGGCAGATAACCTGGCACAGGAGGACCGTCACAGAGGAGGACTTCTCGTCCCACAGAATAGCCGTCCTGGCCCTTTCCAGAGAGGACACACTGTCGGTGATGGCCCTGGTGAAAAGCCCCTGCCTTTTGGACTGTTGCGGCGCAAAAGAGCTTGGCAACTGGTCCCTGGCGGCCCAGTTCAGGACCGACGGACACCTTATAGGGGTCGGCAGCTTCGGCACGTCGCCGTCGGCCTCGGCGGACCTCAAGATGAACCTCCAAAGCTGGCTGGAGTCGGAGAGGGAGAGGCCTATCCTATTCAGCAGAAAGAGCACCTTGGCCAGGGCTCAGACAATGGAGGCCGCCAGAGCCCTCCAGTCCCTGGGGCTTCCGGTGGAGATAAAGACCATGTCCACCTGCGGAGACTCTAACCTGAGCTGTCATCTCTCCTCCTTCGGGGGATACGGCGCCTTCGTCAAGTGTCTGGAGGAGGCCATACTGGAGGGCAAGGGAGACGGGGCGGTACACAGCCTTAAAGACGTCCCTACTCTGCTCCCCGACGGCCTAGAGCTGGTGGCGGTGCTTCCCAGGGCGGCCACCTCCGACTTACTGGTGTCCTTCTGCCCAGGAGGGCTGGAGGGACTGCCGGAAGGGGCCCTGATAGGGACCGCCAGCCTGAGGAGAAAGGCCCAGCTTCTGAAGCTCAGGCCGGATCTCAACTTCACCCTCATAAGGGGAAACGTAAACACCAGACTGGCAAAGCTGGACACCGGCGAGATGGACGGCATAGTCCTCGCCAAGGCGGGGCTGGACAGACTGGGCATAAAGCCCGCCATGGCCACCGAGCTCCCCACCATACCGTCGCCCTGTCAGGGGATTATAGCCATAGAGGCCAGGACGGGATCCGCTCTGGCCGAGCAGGCCAGGAGGATAAACCACCGTCCGACCTGGCTCATGGCCCTGGCGGAGAGAGAGCTACTGAGGACCCTTCAGGTTGGCTGTCACGTCCCCTTCGCCGCGGTATCGTCCTGGGAGGGAGAATCGCTCCACCTGAGGGCTCAGGCCCTTTCGGAGCTGGGTGATTCGGTGGATATGGACATATCCAGGCCGGTCTCAACCGACGAGCAGGCCCAGGACCTGGGGAGGGAGATGGGCAAAAGACTGCTCTCCTCCCCTGAGGCCCTCTCCATGCTGAGGGCATCCTCATGACGGTGTTCTTAACCGGAGCGGGATGCGGAGGCCCCAGATGGCTCACCGCCGAGGCCAAGGAAATCCTTTCCCAGGCGGATCAGGTTGTCCACGACGACCTGATCCACCCGGACCTGCTACAGATGGCCCCGGAGGGATGCGGTTTTCACATGGTGGGCAAGAGAAAGGGACTACACTCTTCGTCCCAGGAGGACATAGAGGCCCTTTTGGTGGACCTGGGAGGTAAGTTTGAGGTCGTGGTGAGGCTGAAGGGGGGTGACCCCTTCGTCTTCGGCCGAGGGGGCGAGGAGGCCCTGGCCCTCCAGAGGGCCCAAATTCCATGGAGATACGTCCCCGGTATCACCGCCGCCATAGGGGGGCTGGGATCCCAGGGGATACCTTTGACCCATAGAGGCTCGGCGGAGACTGCCACACTGGTTACAGGCCACAGAAAGGACGACCGAGACGACCGGGAGCTGTGGGAAAGGATGGCCCAAGCCGGCGGTACCAGGGCCATATATATGGGGGCCTCCAAGGGACGGTCCATAGCCCGGTGGCTTATGGAGTCCGGCGAGAGGGAGGACCTTCCCTGTTCGTCGGTACACTGGGGCGGCTGGGGTCGGTCCACCAGGCGAGACTTCGGTTTGAAATCCGTCCCGGAGGACCTGTCCAGCCCGTCGATAATAGCCCTAGGGGACGTAGCGTCTTTGGGGCTAAAGCCCGAGGAAGGACCGTTGAAGGGGCTCCAGGTAGGAATAGTCAGACCCTACCCCGAGAGCTGGACCACCGCCAGGGAGTTGGAGGCCCTGGGGGCGGACTGCTACTCCCTGCCTCTCCTAAAACTAAAAAGGCTCGAGCATAACTGGGACCGAGACGCCATATCCCGATCGGACTGGCTGGTCCTGACCAGCCCCAGAGGAGCGGCTCTCCTGCCTGAGGCCCTAGATCTCCGTAGGATAGGCGGTAAGGTGGTCTCCATCGGGCCCGGGACCTCCAGAGCCCTCAGAAGGATAGGCATAGAGCCAGACCATGAGGCCGCAAGTCCGACCTCCGAGGGGCTGGCTGAGGCCCTTTCCAGGCTGGTTCGACCGGGAGATAGGGTTTGTTTTTTCCGAAACGCCCGTTCGTCCCAGCTGCCATTTCAGGCCGTATCGACGGCAGGGGCGATTCCCTTGGACCTCAAAGCCTACTCTATGGAGGCATCTAGGCTTCCAGGGGAGGATGCCTATCGGTCCTGCTGGGAAAGGACAGGGCTGGACTCGGTGGCCTTCGGAAGCGCCGCATTGGTGGAGGCCTATTTCGACCTGTTTGGCCCTCTGCCCGAGGGGACAATCCCTGTGGCCTGGGGGATCCACTGCGCCGAGGCGGTGAGGGATATCTTCAAAAGGGAACCATTGACCATGGAGGAGCCGTCCTATCAGGGGCTGGTCTCTTCCCTAGTAAAACTTAAAAGATAAGCACAGAGAGGATGGCTATCATGGACAACAAGAGCATGTTCGAGACCGCCTGTTCCCATCTGGTGGGAGGGGTAAACAGCCCTGTCAGAGCGTGGAAGGCGGTAGGAGGGACACCGAGGTTCTACGTCAGAGGAAAGGGCCCCAGGGTCTACGACGTGGAGGGAAGGGAGTATCTGGACTACGTCTGTAGCTGGGGACCTCTCATACTGGGACACTCCCATCCATCGGTGGTGGAGGCGGTCCAGAGGGCGGCGGAGATGTCCACCTCCTTCGGCGCCCCCTGCGTCCAGGAGGTTATGCTGGCAATGGCGGTAAAGTCGGTGTTCCCCTCCATGGAGAAGGTCAGGTTCGTCAGCTCCGGGACCGAGGCAACCATGTCGGCTTTGAGACTGGCGAGAGGCTTCACCGGCAGGGACAAGATCGTCAAGTTCGACGGATGCTATCATGGCCACAGCGACTCCCTCCTGGTGGCGGCGGGGAGCGGAGCCCTCACATTCGGGGTCCCGAACAGCCCGGGAATAACCGAGGGGACAGCAAAGGACACTTTGGTGTTGCCCTTCAACGACCTTGAGAGAGCGAAGGAGCTTTTTAGCTCCCAGGGAGACTCCATAGCGGCGGTGATAGTGGAGCCCTGGGCGGGCAACATGGGCCTGGTCCCTCCTGCGCCGGGCTTCCTCCAGGGCCTCAGGGACATAACCGAGAGCCACGGAGCGCTGCTGATCTTCGACGAGGTTATAACTGGCTTCAGAAACAGAAAAGGCGGGGCCCAGCAGGTGGCCCAGGTCACCCCCGATCTGACCTGTCTCGGCAAGGTCATAGGTGGAGGGCTTCCGGTGGGGGCCTTCGGTGGACCGGGAAGGATTATGGACCGCCTATCCCCCATAGGCGACGTCTACCAGGCTGGAACCCTATCGGGCAACCCCCTGGCGATGGCGGCGGGGCTGGCCACTTTAGAGGAACTGTCAAAAGAGAGCACCTACGACGCACTGGAGTCCAACGGCCTGGCCCTCCAGAGGGGGTTACAGAGGGCCGCCGACGAGGCTGGCGTTCCACTGTCCACCGTCGTCATGGGAGGTCTGGTGGGAATGTTCTTCTCCCCTTCCCACCCGACAAACCTGGAGGAGGTAAAGGCATCCAGGGCGGACCTCTACGGCCGGTTCTTTCAGGCCATGATGGACCGAGGGTACGCCTTCGCGCCGTCGGCCTACGAGACGGTAATGGTGTCATCCTCCCACAGCGAGAGGGACATAGAGTCCACCGTGGAGGCAGCAAAAGAGGTATTCGACCAGATGGCAAAAGGAGGGCTCGACCTTGAATGACATGAGATGTGGCTTCCCCGCCAACCGGCTCAGGAGGCTGAGGGGGAACCCGGTTCTTGCGGACTCGGTGAGGGAGACAATCCTCACGGTTCAAAACCTGATGATGCCTCTTTTCATCGTAGAGGGAAAGGGAATAAGGGAGCCCCTGGCATCCCTTGATGGAGTGGATCATCTGTCGGTGGACAGGCTGGAGGAGGTCGTGGACCCGGCACTGGAGCTAGGGGTCCGGTCCTTCCTGCTGTTCGGCCTTCCAGGGAAGAAAGACGGCAGGGGGAGCTCCGGCAGCGACCAGGACGGTCCGGTCCAGAGGGCCCTGAGGCATATGTCCAGTGGATACGGAAATCAAGTCCTCCTGGCCTCCGACGTCTGCATGTGTCAGTACACCGACCACGGCCACTGCGGAATCCTCAAAGAGGACGGATCGGTGGACAACGACTCCACCCTTAAGAGGCTGGGGGAGATCGCCGTCAGCCACGGAAGGGCGGGAGCCCATATGGTGGCCCCCTCGGCGATGATGGACGGCCAGGTGGGGGCCATAAGATCCGCACTGGACCGCTCGGGATTTGAGGGTGTATCCGTAATGGGCTACTCGGCGAAGTTCCACTCCGCCATGTACGGACCCTTCAGGGAGGCGGCGAACAGCGCCCCAGGCAAAGGA
This window contains:
- a CDS encoding Rossmann-fold NAD(P)-binding domain-containing protein — translated: MNLSCVYLDHRNSTVSQRSGLWEDLDQLEEFVEEGTISECLPLHTCNRVELYMLHSGNELPVEILPTMPLSTLKGLDAVDHLIRVLLGLESMACGESFVVSQVKKEYERYRPLCGPILNRLVQRCLNAASILRTEFHPGRAPSIPWLMVQSLREHRLWPSIKILVLGAGDMGEETAKVLRASQVPFAIANRTDHRAQELASATGGSFLPWDRWEEEAKASDVVIFTTASPEPIMDCGPKSPWCMDMGGSAQVRDMGGKVLSIDHLKERSEELLKDYRKDLTRLERETQETAQAIWADLLTVQGDANRRLAMMRVGQIVESRASQTAQKTGASEEVLRQMAWSVAKAVLAPVLDRQGPHSSRLWRVLAEGVDHDS
- the hemC gene encoding hydroxymethylbilane synthase; its protein translation is MTRRFSLMAALDSSLGPVLVVGGGCVGERKIRTLLSADFPVTLVSPEATSGLQGLAGRRQITWHRRTVTEEDFSSHRIAVLALSREDTLSVMALVKSPCLLDCCGAKELGNWSLAAQFRTDGHLIGVGSFGTSPSASADLKMNLQSWLESERERPILFSRKSTLARAQTMEAARALQSLGLPVEIKTMSTCGDSNLSCHLSSFGGYGAFVKCLEEAILEGKGDGAVHSLKDVPTLLPDGLELVAVLPRAATSDLLVSFCPGGLEGLPEGALIGTASLRRKAQLLKLRPDLNFTLIRGNVNTRLAKLDTGEMDGIVLAKAGLDRLGIKPAMATELPTIPSPCQGIIAIEARTGSALAEQARRINHRPTWLMALAERELLRTLQVGCHVPFAAVSSWEGESLHLRAQALSELGDSVDMDISRPVSTDEQAQDLGREMGKRLLSSPEALSMLRASS
- the cobA gene encoding uroporphyrinogen-III C-methyltransferase, coding for MTVFLTGAGCGGPRWLTAEAKEILSQADQVVHDDLIHPDLLQMAPEGCGFHMVGKRKGLHSSSQEDIEALLVDLGGKFEVVVRLKGGDPFVFGRGGEEALALQRAQIPWRYVPGITAAIGGLGSQGIPLTHRGSAETATLVTGHRKDDRDDRELWERMAQAGGTRAIYMGASKGRSIARWLMESGEREDLPCSSVHWGGWGRSTRRDFGLKSVPEDLSSPSIIALGDVASLGLKPEEGPLKGLQVGIVRPYPESWTTARELEALGADCYSLPLLKLKRLEHNWDRDAISRSDWLVLTSPRGAALLPEALDLRRIGGKVVSIGPGTSRALRRIGIEPDHEAASPTSEGLAEALSRLVRPGDRVCFFRNARSSQLPFQAVSTAGAIPLDLKAYSMEASRLPGEDAYRSCWERTGLDSVAFGSAALVEAYFDLFGPLPEGTIPVAWGIHCAEAVRDIFKREPLTMEEPSYQGLVSSLVKLKR
- the hemL gene encoding glutamate-1-semialdehyde 2,1-aminomutase, giving the protein MDNKSMFETACSHLVGGVNSPVRAWKAVGGTPRFYVRGKGPRVYDVEGREYLDYVCSWGPLILGHSHPSVVEAVQRAAEMSTSFGAPCVQEVMLAMAVKSVFPSMEKVRFVSSGTEATMSALRLARGFTGRDKIVKFDGCYHGHSDSLLVAAGSGALTFGVPNSPGITEGTAKDTLVLPFNDLERAKELFSSQGDSIAAVIVEPWAGNMGLVPPAPGFLQGLRDITESHGALLIFDEVITGFRNRKGGAQQVAQVTPDLTCLGKVIGGGLPVGAFGGPGRIMDRLSPIGDVYQAGTLSGNPLAMAAGLATLEELSKESTYDALESNGLALQRGLQRAADEAGVPLSTVVMGGLVGMFFSPSHPTNLEEVKASRADLYGRFFQAMMDRGYAFAPSAYETVMVSSSHSERDIESTVEAAKEVFDQMAKGGLDLE
- the hemB gene encoding porphobilinogen synthase, with protein sequence MRCGFPANRLRRLRGNPVLADSVRETILTVQNLMMPLFIVEGKGIREPLASLDGVDHLSVDRLEEVVDPALELGVRSFLLFGLPGKKDGRGSSGSDQDGPVQRALRHMSSGYGNQVLLASDVCMCQYTDHGHCGILKEDGSVDNDSTLKRLGEIAVSHGRAGAHMVAPSAMMDGQVGAIRSALDRSGFEGVSVMGYSAKFHSAMYGPFREAANSAPGKGDRSTYQMDPANGREAIREALQDEQEGADLLMVKPSLLYLDVLANLRRETLLPLAAYMVSGEYMMLRHGARAGAIDGKRSMMEAHLALKRAGADIIITYGAREIARWLSQP